The genomic region ATATGTTGATGAACAAGGAGATTGGCTAGCGCATTTGCAAGAAATGCCTAATATTTCAGCTTTCGGTGATACTCCTCAACAAGCTTTAGAGGAATTGAGAGAAGCTTGGGAATTGGTGAAAGAAGATTATCAAGAAAAGGGGAAAGAAATTCCGGTTGCACCTGCGCGTAAAAAAGCCTATTCTGTTTGATAATGCGATCGCAATTAGAAACCCGGTTTCTTAGAGAAACCGGGTTTCTATCTTCAGCCTAATAAACTTCATCGCGACAAGTTCTTAGGTATGTTGTTGCGCTTTAGCGCTAAAGCGCAACTACGTACCTTTTATTGATTTACTCTATTACTCAGATC from Aerosakkonema funiforme FACHB-1375 harbors:
- a CDS encoding type II toxin-antitoxin system HicB family antitoxin, producing the protein MNFNNYNFDGFTINLYVDEQGDWLAHLQEMPNISAFGDTPQQALEELREAWELVKEDYQEKGKEIPVAPARKKAYSV